Proteins encoded together in one Ipomoea triloba cultivar NCNSP0323 chromosome 4, ASM357664v1 window:
- the LOC116015602 gene encoding uncharacterized protein LOC116015602, giving the protein MIRQQVHDMSGWMGGQFQPPYGGGSYPQPQRPPVQQQPSYPAPGECTDVTQVIDTCAQKSVAKSVNDGYSWSCSYNDDCCRAAFSVSDNCMSISPMIRTIKSVCCGQ; this is encoded by the exons ATGATCAGGCAACAAGTGCACGACATGTCAG GTTGGATGGGAGGGCAATTCCAGCCACCCTACGGCGGCGGCTCATATCCGCAGCCGCAGCGGCCGCCGGTTCAACAACAACCATCTTATCCGGCGCCGGGGGAGTGCACCGACGTGACGCAGGTGATCGACACGTGCGCGCAGAAGAGCGTGGCGAAGTCGGTTAACGATGGGTATTCGTGGAGCTGCTCGTATAACGATGACTGTTGCAGGGCGGCTTTTAGCGTTAGCGATAATTGTATGAGCATTAGTCCTATGATCAGGACGATCAAGAGTGTCTGTTGTGGGCAATAA
- the LOC116015531 gene encoding uncharacterized protein LOC116015531: MVSCPVLAGSKVLPFGVFLPNGNAVSFRHCHKHLEDTFPAKNLHSNSCFKLSKTHLSSSLSLQKPSERFSLLPLKCSGSHSTAKTDDGIMFRNGSVESIKSNFSELTPFLNSLGNHSVELMKSNFSQLTLFLESLKNLSVELIKSRFSQLTPFDLCKWSVVIAITIAVPKWIVSAVFNPFFWMYFSWSWLFWPWMAAIGIAAYGFYCLNKHLRGDANVFEQLAIVTSAFTWLTLVPPAHFNGFLEGWPFVFFFVYHYFFFFNVSVRKRLYGDFFPREHDPKWDITLPNWQKLLFCAGVAVGHWIAAFEGPELHLIPGGWSNAGVWALIIVTLFVQYHSTLYLANYSEKVVVPTAVVQFGPYRFVRHPIYASTMLLFASYCIALRAPLSTLFTIAVCLMYYGQKAKLEEVVMVETFGERYLEYSRKVKYRFLPFVY, encoded by the coding sequence ATGGTTTCGTGTCCTGTTTTGGCTGGTTCAAAGGTATTGCCTTTTGGTGTTTTCTTGCCGAACGGCAATGCAGTTTCTTTCAGACATTGTCACAAACACTTGGAAGACACTTTTCCAGCGAAGAATTTACACTCCAACTCATGCTTCAAGCTCAGCAAGACCCATTTGAGTTCTTCTCTGTCATTACAGAAACCCTCTGAACGTTTTTCTTTACTGCCATTGAAATGCTCCGGTTCACACTCTACTGCAAAGACTGATGATGGGATCATGTTCAGGAATGGCTCTGTGGAATCGATAAAATCAAACTTTTCTGAGCTGACCCCGTTCTTGAATAGCCTGGGAAATCACTCTGTGGAATTGATGAAATCAAACTTTTCTCAGCTGACCTTGTTCTTGGAAAGCCTGAAAAATCTCTCTGTGGAATTGATAAAATCAAGGTTTTCTCAGCTGACCCCCTTTGACTTGTGCAAGTGGTCTGTGGTGATTGCAATTACAATTGCAGTGCCAAAGTGGATTGTCAGTGCAGTGTTCaatccattcttctggatgtatTTTAGCTGGAGTTGGCTGTTCTGGCCATGGATGGCAGCGATTGGGATTGCTGCATACGGGTTTTATTGCCTTAACAAACATTTGCGCGGTGATGCCAATGTGTTTGAGCAACTTGCCATTGTTACTTCGGCATTTACTTGGCTAACATTAGTCCCACCTGCTCACTTCAATGGATTTCTCGAAGGGTGGCCATTTGTGTTCTTTTTCGTATACcattacttcttcttcttcaatgtGAGTGTTCGGAAGCGTCTATATGGTGATTTCTTCCCAAGAGAGCATGATCCCAAGTGGGATATTACCCTTCCTAATTGGCAGAAGCTGTTATTCTGTGCTGGGGTTGCAGTTGGGCATTGGATTGCAGCATTTGAAGGACCCGAATTGCATCTCATTCCCGGTGGCTGGAGCAATGCCGGTGTCTGGGCTTTGATCATCGTCACGCTATTCGTGCAGTATCATTCAACATTGTATTTAGCCAATTATTCAGAGAAGGTTGTGGTGCCCACTGCAGTTGTGCAGTTTGGACCTTATCGGTTTGTTCGACATCCCATCTATGCATCAACCATGCTCCTGTTTGCTAGCTATTGCATTGCATTGAGGGCACCTCTCAGCACTCTCTTCACCATTGCAGTTTGCTTGATGTACTATGGTCAAAAGGCTAAATTAGAGGAAGTGGTAATGGTGGAGACATTTGGTGAGAGATATTTGGAGTACTCTAGGAAAGTTAAATATAGATTCCTCCCTTTTGTTTATTAG
- the LOC116017520 gene encoding proline-rich extensin-like protein EPR1 gives MTKICLLFALCSLAIFSSLTYGDHSVAWDSAGAAPAHQDHNTAAVSTANYYNYANWAPPEWFYSLFPPQIAEKIREEVKSIEDWMKQFQPPYGGGNYPHPPPFQLPPKMPPTPELPVQREPCPCAPKVQPPPAKQPIAPPTPKVQPPPAKQPIAPPTPKVQPPPVKQPVAPPTPKVQPPAPSTPKVQPPPVKKPIAPSPSTPKVQPPVKQEPIAPAPSTPKVQPPVKQEPIAPSPSTPKVQPPTSPSTPKVQPPTSPSPPKVHPPTSPSTPKVQPPISPSPPKVQPPTSPSTPKVQPPISPSTPKVQPPTSPSAPKVQPPTSPSTPKVQPPTSPSTPKVQPPTSPSAPKVQPPTSPSAPKVQPPTSPSAPKVQPPTSPSTPKVQPPTSPSPPKVQPPTSPSTPKVQPPTSPSTPKVQPPTSPSPLTPKVQPPTSPSTPKVQPPTSPSTPKVQPPTSPSPPKVQPPTSPSTPKAQPPVQQHPISPPAGQCSSVEKVWDTCKHKHAAYSVNWGYAWSCSYNDECCKAALIVSDECLNFNPLIRRIKYVCCPGA, from the coding sequence ATGACTAAAATCTGCCTGCTTTTTGCCCTTTGCTCTCTTGCCATTTTCTCCTCACTCACCTATGGCGACCACTCCGTCGCCTGGGATTCCGCCGGCGCCGCCCCGGCCCATCAAGACCATAACACCGCCGCAGTTTCCACTGCAAATTACTACAACTACGCTAATTGGGCTCCACCGGAATGGTTTTACAGCTTGTTTCCGCCTCAGATCGCCGAGAAGATCAGAGAAGAAGTGAAGAGCATCGAAGATTGGATGAAGCAATTTCAGCCTCCCTACGGCGGCGGCAATTATCCCCATCCACCGCCGTTTCAACTACCGCCAAAAATGCCGCCGACCCCTGAATTGCCGGTACAACGAGAACCCTGCCCGTGCGCCCCTAAAGTGCAGCCACCGCCGGCAAAACAACCCATTGCCCCACCAACCCCTAAAGTGCAGCCACCGCCGGCAAAACAACCCATTGCCCCACCAACCCCTAAAGTGCAGCCACCGCCGGTAAAACAACCCGTTGCGCCACCAACCCCTAAAGTGCAGCCTCCGGCCCCGTCGACCCCAAAAGTTCAGCCACCGCCGGTAAAAAAACCCATTGCTCCGTCCCCATCGACCCCAAAAGTACAACCACCGGTAAAACAAGAACCCATTGCGCCGGCCCCATCGACCCCTAAAGTGCAGCCGCCGGTAAAACAAGAACCCATTGCCCCGTCCCCGTCGACGCCTAAAGTGCAGCCACCAACTTCGCCGTCAACCCCAAAAGTGCAGCCACCAACTTCGCCGTCACCCCCTAAAGTGCATCCACCAACTTCGCCGTCAACCCCTAAAGTGCAGCCACCAATTTCGCCGTCACCCCCTAAAGTGCAGCCACCAACTTCTCCGTCAACCCCTAAAGTGCAGCCACCAATTTCTCCGTCAACCCCTAAAGTGCAGCCACCAACTTCGCCGTCAGCCCCAAAAGTGCAGCCGCCAACTTCGCCGTCAACCCCTAAAGTGCAGCCACCAACTTCTCCGTCAACCCCTAAAGTGCAGCCACCAACTTCGCCGTCAGCCCCTAAAGTGCAGCCGCCAACTTCGCCGTCAGCCCCTAAAGTGCAGCCGCCAACTTCGCCGTCAGCCCCTAAAGTGCAGCCGCCAACTTCTCCGTCAACCCCTAAAGTGCAGCCACCAACTTCTCCGTCACCCCCAAAAGTGCAGCCGCCAACTTCGCCGTCAACCCCTAAAGTGCAGCCACCAACTTCTCCGTCAACCCCTAAAGTGCAGCCACCAACTTCTCCGTCGCCGTTAACCCCAAAAGTGCAGCCACCAACTTCTCCGTCGACGCCTAAAGTGCAGCCGCCAACTTCGCCGTCAACCCCAAAAGTGCAGCCACCAACTTCTCCGTCACCCCCAAAAGTGCAGCCGCCAACTTCGCCGTCAACCCCTAAAGCGCAGCCACCTGTTCAACAACATCCAATTTCTCCGCCGGCGGGGCAGTGCTCCTCCGTTGAAAAAGTATGGGACACATGCAAGCACAAACACGCGGCATATTCGGTGAACTGGGGATATGCATGGAGCTGCTCGTATAACGATGAATGTTGCAAAGCGGCGCTTATCGTTAGCGACGAATGTTTGAACTTTAATCCTTTGATCAGGAGGATCAAGTATGTCTGTTGCCCAGGTGCATGA